The sequence TATTATATAATTCAGATCTTTCGAAATATATATTAAGGCTGCAGAAGAATTATACAGTACTCAATCTTGATGAAGAACTGAGGATGTCATCTACAAATTCCCTTGTGCTCTATGAGGTATTAAAATCCCAGCTTGGATATCTGAGAAGTATAAAACATGATAAGGGTCCAGTAGAATGGGGAGTTTATCTTACGGATCTGAAATTCCGTTTAGGACTTATTGCGAGTGATGACAGTCAGATCGTGCAGAACGCTCTTCTAGAAAAGAAAGTAAATTATGATGAGCTTGATGCCTATCTTCTTGAAAAAGGAATGATGCCATATCCGAATTATCATACATTCAAGCAGTCAGTGCTTGTTAAGGCCATTAGGGAAATTAACGAGAAAACGTCGCTTGAGGTTTCCTTTAAGGAGGAAAAAAGCGGACATGGAGGTAAGGTAAAAAATATTGTTTTTACGATTAATGAAAAAGAAGCTGTTACTGAGACTGCAGAAGATGAGCAGGAAGAGATTGAGATAAAAAAAGAGAATAAGAAGATTATTGATTATTCTGATTCTCTTTTAGAGATCACTATTGTTCTTGCCGGAAGCGGACTTACAGTGAAGGATATTAAGGCTGTGGCTGAATCTGCTTCATATGATGTTGACAGGGTCAAAATAGCCCTTAAACTGTCAGAGGGACATGGAAATATAAAGAACCTGGCAGGATGGCTTATAAAGGCCGTAAAAGAGGGGTATGAACCTGCAGTGAAGAAAAAGAAAAAAAGCTCTGGAAGAAAGGTTCATGAAACAAATAAAAATGGAGCGGAGCTTGGATATATGGATCCGGAAGATACAGGATTCAATAATTTTAAGGAGCGTGTATACGACTACGGAGAACTTGAAAAGAAGTTAAGAAAAAATTGAAAACACAGAAAATTCATTCTTTCAGTCAGTTAAATTCTTTTATTAATATTTTGTTTAGATGTATAATGTATCTTTAGAGAAGTTAATCTGAAAAAAGAGGAAATGGGATTAAAGAAACAAGACAATGAAAATGAAAGGAAAGTAAAATGAGCAGAAAAAAAGCATTATCTTTACTTCTGGCAGTTTCAATGGTGTTTTCTATGAATGCCATTGCTTTTGCAGAGGAGACATCGAGCGGGGGCACGGAAGAGACAGTAGAGGTTGAATCACAGGTATCGAGTGATTCGGCAGAGGCAACATATTCGGAAAATATACAGAGTGTCAATGGATCCAGTACAAAATTTAATGGCAAGGCTGATATGACGGTTACATATAATACAAATGCCAGATATACTGGAAAGACTATTAAGGCAATAGATCTTGATCTTACGGTAAGCGTTGACGGATATATAGTTAATGCTAAAACAATTAAAATTACGGGAAGCAAGAAGAATACTTCTACCGGCAATACGTTTAAGATCAAGAGTATTGATACTAATTATAAAAATATTGAATATGCAAGTGATGGTCTGGTAGGAAGTACAAGTGTAAGTGCGGGTGATCGTGTGTATGACAGCAGAAGCTCTGAAGAAGCAGGAAAAACAGCTGCAAAAGCTGCATTAAAAGCGGTAAAGAAGAGCTTTAATACATACCTCAAAAAATCAAGTGATAATTCATTTGAGTTTAACATCAACGCTGTTTATATAAATGATTATGTTACTTACAAGTCATTAAAGAGTCTTAAGGTTTCAGGAAATTCATATGCTTTTAATACATACGATGAGTCATTGAAAAATACGGCAGTAATAAAGATCAATAACAACGGAAAGGTAACGGGAGTTTATATTCTTGCAGAGGGAAGTGAGAGAACAAACGGAACTCATAAGGTAAGAAAGGTTAAACTCAAGAAGAATACAGACTATAAGATAACAAATAGTGTTATAACCTTTGATGGAAGCAATTTTAATTACAGCACAGGTTACGATCTTACAAAACTCGGAGCAGCGTCCGGACAGAATACATAAATAAAAACAGGGCAGATTTTGAAATCTGTCCTGTTTTTATT is a genomic window of Lachnospiraceae bacterium C1.1 containing:
- a CDS encoding replication initiation protein, with product MSEKEEKPDERFLPSSLNDWNYIKSNKLINAKGKASLMSRRLFAISLMHIQEDSNGNAYSEIDVKEIIDVLGMKSSRSIYQQVKNATYSSKDSQSLMDWNIIYENEQDEQFHASHVVQSADYNKGKLRILYNSDLSKYILRLQKNYTVLNLDEELRMSSTNSLVLYEVLKSQLGYLRSIKHDKGPVEWGVYLTDLKFRLGLIASDDSQIVQNALLEKKVNYDELDAYLLEKGMMPYPNYHTFKQSVLVKAIREINEKTSLEVSFKEEKSGHGGKVKNIVFTINEKEAVTETAEDEQEEIEIKKENKKIIDYSDSLLEITIVLAGSGLTVKDIKAVAESASYDVDRVKIALKLSEGHGNIKNLAGWLIKAVKEGYEPAVKKKKKSSGRKVHETNKNGAELGYMDPEDTGFNNFKERVYDYGELEKKLRKN